The following nucleotide sequence is from Chlamydiota bacterium.
TCAAGCGCAATAGTTGGCTGTTTAGGCCGCATGAAATGGAATTTTATTCCTTGACCCAACCCCTTTTAATTCTTGCTTCCGTGCTTTTCACCATCATTTTTCTTCATCTCCAAAATATATTTATCTAAAATAGAACCGGAATTTTCTACCCAATTTTTAATGAAACTGTGGCTGTCAAATAAATTCTCCAAATCTTTTAGCAGGTGTTCTGGCTTGTATTTTATTATCTTTTCACGAATTTTTTCAAAAAGAATTTCCTCTGAACTCATATTTAAAAACTTGCCTATCATTACCATATTCGGGTGAACACCACGTTGTAAGTACCATATAAAGTCATAGACATCCCTCCCTTTGAATGTGATCTCATTTTTCTTACCCTTGAAATAGATCCTATGAAATAGTGCGTTGATTTTACCGGCCATCAGGCTCGGCAAATCATAGTGCTGGACCAAAAAATTCAACCTCTCACGGTCAACGGGTGTAAACTCTGTTTTATATCCCGTTTTAACTACAGGACTTGTCTCAATCTTGACATAAAGCTTGTCGCTTTCACCCCTATCGGACAATCCCAAACGATGCAATATCGGAAATTTGAGGTACAGTTTGTCGTTTTTGCCCTTGATGGCGAACTCGATCTCCTTATGCTGGAGTTTTTTTATAAAGTGGTTGTGAAGGTCCTTTGCAAATGAAGCAATGTCAATATCTTCGGTAAGATCAAAATCAATATCTTCCGATAAACGGTTTAAACCATAGCAAATGGCCAGACAGGTCCCACCGGTAAATATGAAAGCTTTGCTAAATCTGGAATTATAAATAAAATCCAGCACGTAAAGCTGAAGATATTCCTTAATGTGATTTTGAATGACACCGCTAGACAAATTTTGACGTTCCAAATTTTGAACAAGCCTTTCTATTTCTGTCGTCAGCATGTTTCTATCCCCAATTATTTTTGAGACATTCATATATTAACCACATTTTTTTTGTATCACACAATCGGAACCATTTTCTGATTTCACGTCTGTCTTTTAAGGTGAGGTTATCATGGTTGATGCGCAGCTCATCAACTTCATTTTCCGTAAAATCTGAAAACATGTACTGACGCAAATAGATGTAATCAAATAGAGCCTTAGCCTTGGTGGCCATGAGGATGGTGTTGCTCCCATACGGTCTCTCGACAAAACCGGTAAAAAGATGCGGTGAGATGCTATAAAACTTGAAAGACCCCATCTTATTTTGAAAAGCCC
It contains:
- a CDS encoding nucleotidyl transferase AbiEii/AbiGii toxin family protein — encoded protein: MLTTEIERLVQNLERQNLSSGVIQNHIKEYLQLYVLDFIYNSRFSKAFIFTGGTCLAICYGLNRLSEDIDFDLTEDIDIASFAKDLHNHFIKKLQHKEIEFAIKGKNDKLYLKFPILHRLGLSDRGESDKLYVKIETSPVVKTGYKTEFTPVDRERLNFLVQHYDLPSLMAGKINALFHRIYFKGKKNEITFKGRDVYDFIWYLQRGVHPNMVMIGKFLNMSSEEILFEKIREKIIKYKPEHLLKDLENLFDSHSFIKNWVENSGSILDKYILEMKKNDGEKHGSKN